GACATTCAAAGAAACCTCTGAGTCATCCACATGGAACCctaaaaatcaagaaatcaaGTTTTAGATGTTCCCACCACTCCAAATCAAAGTAACTAATAAAGAGACTATAGCAGAGCTTCCTAGGACTTACCAAGATCAGTGTCCCTGTCTTTTCCATACTCAACAATAAAGCCATGGTGAGAATCCAAACCGGTTCCACAGACTTCCGGAAACAGAACTGACATAAAGACCAAAACCAAACCCATGagaatataatataaacttTTCCAGCAATACACAAAATCTACAAACACAAGTACATTGAGATATAGGACTAATGAAGTCATCAACCAACTTCTGAAGCATGCTTTCAAAACCAAAATCATCAAGGACAACACCAAATCTGTTCATAGTATTGGGCCTCATTATCGTGGATCTTGAATCATAGACCCATTTCTCCATATGTTCAACCTGAGAGCAAACAAGTAAGAATCTGAAAATCTGACAGACaagagatagaaaaaaaaaggaagacttTTTTTAATCTCAATTTCATATACCTCAGCTAGTAACATTTCACAAAAGCGTGGCTGGAGCATATCAAAAGTGTAAATCCCAGGAGCAGATGGAACAACCATGCTTCTAAACCTCTCCTCCGAGGAGTGACTAACAGCATCAAGAAACGAAGGCACGAAGAAGCTAGCAGGGTCAAGAGTATAGATGTCTCCATGCAGACGCTGGAACATCAGATGAAGCAAGATTCAATGACACAACCCAGATACAGAAGAATGTAAAGATAAAACCTTTTACCTGGTAAGAAGGCAAGATCCTCTGCCTGTACTCTCTATGCCTCTGAATCTGCTCCCAAGAAGAAAGAAAGGATGTTACAGATTCAAGAAAAGGAAGCTCGAAACAGagataaagaaaagaaagatggaAGCTTTACCCGGTTTAGCTCACTGGCAGGGGAGTAACTTTCAAGAAGCTCACTCATGAAACGAGCCTTTTCGATTCTTGTGGAATTGAGAACCTTCTCGGGCAAGTAGCGCTCGAGCGAGCTGAACAGAGCCGGGCTGAAATCCAGCGGTAGATCCTCATAGTTCTCCGGCTCGTGCTCTTCGTTAGGGGTTCTCCGAAGCTTCAATCTTGCGTCGCGGGTTTTGGAGGAGGGTGCTCGAGgtcgctgctgctgctgctgctgctgctcggGTTGTTCGCCTGAAGAATCGAGAGCCATATGGGGATCTGAGCTGAGTTGGATTGACACATTCAGGTGAGAGAGGCGATGGTCattttttagggtttacgtttggAGATGAATTGATGATGGTTTGTCTCGGGGGTTAGGGTTCCGCAGCACCTGTTTGTCTCTTTATACAGAACAAAGAAAAATTATGGTGGGACCACCGTCTTTTTTAGAAacgttgattttttttgttttgtaattaaGTTGATTGTGGAATCTTATTAGTGGAAATCATTTGATTCTTCTGTATCTGAATTTTATTTCATCTGTGTTCGAATAactatgtattttcatattttttcacacattataatcattttaaaacttttaatgcataattgtatCTTATTAACAGTTTTCAATCATTGTAatatcaaataataatttaataaattcgttttttttttatataagtttacAATT
This region of Brassica napus cultivar Da-Ae chromosome C5, Da-Ae, whole genome shotgun sequence genomic DNA includes:
- the BNAC05G18240D gene encoding 2-oxoglutarate and iron-dependent oxygenase domain-containing protein ICU11, which encodes MALDSSGEQPEQQQQQQQRPRAPSSKTRDARLKLRRTPNEEHEPENYEDLPLDFSPALFSSLERYLPEKVLNSTRIEKARFMSELLESYSPASELNRIQRHREYRQRILPSYQRLHGDIYTLDPASFFVPSFLDAVSHSSEERFRSMVVPSAPGIYTFDMLQPRFCEMLLAEVEHMEKWVYDSRSTIMRPNTMNRFGVVLDDFGFESMLQKLVDDFISPISQFLFPEVCGTGLDSHHGFIVEYGKDRDTDLGFHVDDSEVSLNVCLGKQFSGGELYFRGVRCDHHVNSESGENENYDYSHVPGRAILHRGRHRHGAKATTSGHRVNLILWCRSSTFREMKSYQSDFSSWCGGCKVDRQNRRQASVKATIELLKRRTAEKTLVELSSTPPAD